The Bradyrhizobium oligotrophicum S58 genome contains the following window.
TCGGCATCAGCGCCGCCTTCGGCACCGGGTAGATCAGCATCAGCAGCGGATTGCAGAAGGCGGCGGTCGACCGGCTGCGCCCCATCAACAGCCCGAGCGGAATCGAGAACGCGAGCGCCAGCGCAAAGCCGATCGCCATCCGCCGCAGCGAGGCCAGGATGTTGATCAGCGCGTCCTTGTCGGACAGGATCGGCGGGACGGCGCGCAGCGACTCCAGCGCCGTCGGAAAGCTGTCGTTCTTGAGCCCGAGCGAGGCGAGCTGCCACGCCAACAGCAGGCCGCAGCAGGCCAGCACCGGCGCGAGCGGCTTCAACAGGCCTTTCATGACGGCAGCTCGTTGTCACCGGAATCGTCGAACATCCGCTCGATGTCGACGATGTATTTCTGATAGCGCGGGTCGAGCAACAGCTCCTCGCGGCGGCGCGGCCGCGGCAAATCGATGTCGATCACCTCGCGGATGCAGCCGGGCGAGCGCGACATCATCACGACCTTGTCGGACAGGAACACGGCCTCCTCGACCGAATGCGTCACGAACAATACGGTCTTGCGGTCGCGCTCCCAGATCTCCAGAAGGTCGTTCTGCAGCCGCGTGCGCGTATGCGCGTCGAGCGCGCCGAACGGCTCGTCCATCAGCAGCACCTCAGGCCCGTAAGCGAGCGTGCGCGCCAGCGCGACGCGCTGCTTCATGCCGCCGGAGAGCTCCTTCGGATAGAATTTCTCGAAGCCGGTCAGGCCGACCATGGCAATCAAGGCTCGCGCGCGGGTCTCGGCCTTCCCCGGCTTCATGCCCTGCTGCAGCGGACCGTACATCACGTTGCCGAGCACGCTCTTCCAGGGAAACAGCGCGAACTCCTGGAACACGGGACCGCGATCGGGGCCCGGCCCCGTGATCGCCTTGCCCTTCATCTTTGCGGTGCCGCTGGTCGGACTGACGAAGCCGCCGACGATGTAGAGCAAGGTCGACTTGCCGCATCCGGAAGGACCGAGGATGGAGACGAACGCGCCCTCCTCCACGCTCAGCGAGATATCGGACAGCGCGGTATGGTCGCGACGCGACGAGGTCTTGAACACCTGCGACACGTGATCGATCTCGATGATCGGCTCGGCCGGGCCGCGGCCGAGCGGAACGCCCGCGAGTTGACCTGGCCGGATCGGGGTCACGCCCATGTCCGCTTCTCTTTCCGATGCAGCACGCTCAGACGCTCCCC
Protein-coding sequences here:
- a CDS encoding ABC transporter ATP-binding protein — encoded protein: MGVTPIRPGQLAGVPLGRGPAEPIIEIDHVSQVFKTSSRRDHTALSDISLSVEEGAFVSILGPSGCGKSTLLYIVGGFVSPTSGTAKMKGKAITGPGPDRGPVFQEFALFPWKSVLGNVMYGPLQQGMKPGKAETRARALIAMVGLTGFEKFYPKELSGGMKQRVALARTLAYGPEVLLMDEPFGALDAHTRTRLQNDLLEIWERDRKTVLFVTHSVEEAVFLSDKVVMMSRSPGCIREVIDIDLPRPRRREELLLDPRYQKYIVDIERMFDDSGDNELPS